The following are from one region of the Paenibacillus bovis genome:
- a CDS encoding DUF4179 domain-containing protein: protein MTDHDKRILPVETDRLPITQPSVHSPVSTLPESQPAQQSDSADQPVQRTWWDARLLVVIIATTIVMLILLTTTWLRPVPDLQTNAASWGELEPFRIYQSEDVHNQSLVSAMEHNYIQMINKTAEQEGYKLTVNAVTADENRLILLYTAEMNDSRQIPRVSSVKLLNIATGEPISSSRVRMNGTTGNENRQQYYGTATMRLDHRQNFPREIAAQFRIMSITPDSTSEPGRIRYSPTLLVHFSLAPQFRTQETEIIYPNQVIHWNNHTVLLSRVELSPLEMRVRFTADKDTPAEHAKRDEIWLSPRGVISEKNGQSITLQPLGSRIVSHDPYTFEHVYYSNLLDEPDSLEVVVKPLGTSTYEDTQIIRIK from the coding sequence ATGACCGATCATGACAAACGAATACTGCCGGTGGAGACTGATCGTCTGCCTATAACACAGCCTTCTGTTCACTCTCCGGTATCCACTCTCCCGGAATCCCAGCCTGCACAGCAGAGCGATTCGGCAGACCAGCCGGTACAACGCACTTGGTGGGATGCCCGGCTTCTCGTGGTCATTATAGCCACTACTATTGTAATGCTGATTCTGCTGACGACGACCTGGCTGAGACCGGTACCCGATCTGCAGACCAATGCAGCGAGCTGGGGCGAGCTGGAGCCTTTCCGTATCTATCAGTCGGAGGATGTGCATAATCAAAGTCTGGTTTCTGCGATGGAGCATAATTATATCCAGATGATCAACAAAACCGCCGAGCAGGAAGGCTACAAACTGACTGTCAATGCCGTCACCGCTGATGAGAATCGTCTGATTCTGCTGTATACCGCGGAAATGAATGACAGTCGCCAGATTCCTCGTGTAAGCAGTGTCAAACTGCTCAATATTGCCACCGGCGAGCCGATCAGCAGTTCCCGTGTACGCATGAATGGCACCACTGGTAACGAGAATCGGCAGCAGTACTACGGTACCGCAACGATGCGCCTGGATCACCGTCAGAATTTCCCGCGCGAGATTGCTGCCCAGTTCCGGATCATGTCCATTACGCCGGATTCGACATCGGAGCCAGGACGTATCCGCTATTCACCTACACTGCTTGTCCACTTCTCGCTAGCTCCACAATTCCGCACCCAGGAGACCGAGATTATTTATCCCAATCAGGTGATTCACTGGAATAATCATACGGTACTTTTATCCCGTGTCGAGTTGTCTCCGCTGGAGATGCGTGTACGCTTTACTGCTGACAAAGATACACCAGCAGAACATGCCAAACGCGATGAGATCTGGCTTAGTCCAAGAGGCGTAATCTCCGAAAAGAACGGTCAATCTATTACCCTGCAGCCCCTCGGTAGCCGCATCGTCAGTCATGACCCCTATACATTCGAACATGTATATTACAGTAATCTACTCGATGAACCGGACTCTCTCGAAGTGGTAGTCAAGCCGCTCGGGACTTCCACGTATGAAGATACGCAGATTATCCGGATCAAATAA
- a CDS encoding DUF4179 domain-containing protein gives MMKHDVEQMLKQDAEQMRTEQPPAGDFEQIRAIRAGMQQPARRTNTFGRTSKSRWSRVWVSAVATVTVIAILAGINQWNPLFRTAALSEAEQQANDNWGDLEPFRKLSIHMNIYDSLNSAIKNNYIQRTNTSVTQNGLTFTLHALTADRQKIIYFFTIESQENLTVMAPSISRFISPDDRHVISEGSGMWGGAFPENPRLYKGMGMIQLEEGQAFPYKMIGRFQLRTTKVDFLNHPKSELKKSDINILPIFKIPFDLAPQFSLQEPKIYYPKDLVYKWSKGTLKVTKVELSPLSIKIKIVLDPTAAQSDPYPVFPNLYLLAQKGGKLTPLNNRSGGNSGGTADDGSFEVEYEFGSDLLSQPDTLQIALADGQKHTLKLH, from the coding sequence ATGATGAAGCATGATGTGGAACAGATGTTAAAGCAGGATGCAGAGCAAATGCGCACCGAACAGCCTCCTGCAGGTGACTTCGAGCAAATCCGGGCCATTCGTGCAGGCATGCAGCAGCCTGCCAGACGCACCAATACATTTGGCAGAACCTCAAAGAGCCGCTGGTCGCGTGTATGGGTAAGTGCAGTAGCAACTGTAACGGTCATTGCTATTCTGGCAGGAATCAATCAGTGGAATCCATTATTTAGAACAGCAGCTCTATCGGAAGCAGAACAGCAGGCGAATGATAACTGGGGAGATCTGGAACCTTTCCGTAAGTTATCAATCCATATGAATATTTACGATTCACTCAATTCAGCTATTAAAAATAATTATATTCAGCGAACGAACACATCGGTTACACAAAATGGGCTTACGTTTACGCTGCATGCATTGACCGCCGATCGCCAAAAAATCATCTATTTCTTCACTATTGAGAGTCAGGAAAATTTAACTGTTATGGCTCCCAGTATCTCCCGGTTTATCAGCCCAGATGATCGTCATGTAATTAGTGAAGGCAGCGGCATGTGGGGAGGCGCTTTTCCCGAAAACCCCAGACTCTATAAAGGAATGGGTATGATTCAACTAGAAGAAGGACAAGCTTTTCCTTACAAAATGATTGGACGTTTTCAGCTTCGAACCACAAAAGTAGACTTTTTGAATCATCCTAAATCGGAACTAAAAAAGAGTGATATAAACATCTTGCCTATATTCAAAATCCCTTTTGATTTGGCTCCACAATTCAGTCTTCAAGAACCTAAAATATATTATCCGAAGGATTTAGTTTATAAATGGAGTAAAGGTACTTTAAAAGTAACCAAAGTAGAACTATCACCATTATCTATTAAGATCAAAATAGTGCTTGATCCCACAGCTGCTCAATCCGACCCTTACCCGGTTTTCCCCAACCTTTATTTATTAGCTCAAAAAGGTGGAAAACTCACGCCTCTAAACAATCGCTCTGGCGGAAATTCAGGAGGCACAGCAGATGATGGCAGTTTCGAAGTAGAATATGAATTTGGAAGTGACCTACTATCACAACCCGATACTTTGCAAATCGCATTAGCAGATGGACAAAAGCATACGTTGAAGCTTCATTAA
- a CDS encoding glycoside hydrolase family 27 protein, giving the protein MQHHQWAPYPPLGWNSWDCYGAAVREEEVRGNAEYMAEHLQSFGWEYVVVDIQWYEPGAVSSAYRSFVPLEMDTYSRLIPAVNRFPSAADGQGFKPLADYVHSLGLRFGIHIMRGIPRQAVHKDTPIKGTSVTARQIAHPNSICPWNTDMYGVDASREGAQEYYDSLFELYAEWGVDFVKVDDIAASRLYDTHLPEMELIRRAIDRCGRPMVLSLSPGPAPLEYHEEFAAHANMWRVTDDFWDIWPLLYAMFERCEKWAPHVAEGQWPDCDMLPLGHIGIRSVDGGGSDRWTRFTRDEQLTMMTLWSIFRSPLMFGGELRDNDAWTLSLLTNDEVLQANRSSRNARQIFRDEQDRIVWMAEQEGSEDRYVALFNAGEEETLVRVTLAEMNIQGAVQLRNLWERSDAGVVQGDIEVKLAPHAAAFYRLSRV; this is encoded by the coding sequence ATGCAGCATCATCAATGGGCACCTTATCCACCTCTGGGCTGGAATAGCTGGGATTGCTACGGAGCCGCTGTTCGCGAAGAAGAAGTTCGCGGTAATGCGGAATATATGGCAGAGCATCTGCAGTCTTTTGGCTGGGAATATGTCGTCGTTGATATCCAGTGGTATGAGCCGGGAGCTGTATCTTCTGCATACCGCTCCTTTGTTCCTCTGGAAATGGATACTTATTCGCGATTGATTCCAGCGGTGAATCGTTTCCCTTCTGCGGCTGATGGCCAAGGCTTCAAGCCGCTTGCTGATTATGTACACAGTCTAGGATTGCGATTCGGTATCCATATTATGCGGGGTATTCCTAGACAAGCAGTACATAAGGATACGCCGATCAAAGGGACATCGGTGACCGCTCGCCAGATCGCTCATCCCAATTCGATCTGTCCATGGAACACAGATATGTACGGGGTGGATGCTTCTCGGGAAGGTGCTCAGGAATATTATGATTCGCTGTTTGAACTATATGCGGAATGGGGCGTAGATTTTGTCAAAGTAGACGATATTGCGGCTTCCCGCTTGTATGATACGCATTTGCCGGAAATGGAACTGATTCGCCGGGCGATTGATCGCTGCGGACGTCCGATGGTACTCAGTCTGTCTCCAGGACCTGCGCCACTGGAGTATCACGAAGAATTTGCAGCCCATGCCAATATGTGGCGGGTAACCGATGATTTCTGGGATATCTGGCCGCTGCTATATGCCATGTTCGAGCGCTGCGAGAAATGGGCGCCCCATGTCGCAGAAGGGCAATGGCCGGACTGTGATATGCTGCCGCTCGGTCATATCGGGATTCGCTCGGTGGATGGAGGCGGAAGTGACCGCTGGACGCGGTTTACCCGCGATGAGCAGCTGACGATGATGACGCTGTGGTCCATTTTCCGTTCTCCGCTGATGTTCGGTGGGGAGCTGCGGGATAATGATGCCTGGACGCTATCACTGCTGACCAATGATGAAGTGCTGCAGGCTAATCGCAGCAGTCGTAATGCTCGCCAAATTTTCAGGGATGAGCAGGACCGGATTGTGTGGATGGCCGAGCAGGAGGGTAGTGAGGATCGGTATGTAGCGCTGTTCAATGCAGGCGAAGAAGAGACATTGGTGCGCGTGACACTGGCAGAAATGAATATCCAGGGAGCGGTGCAGCTGCGCAATCTGTGGGAACGATCGGATGCAGGCGTGGTGCAGGGAGATATTGAAGTGAAGCTTGCTCCGCATGCAGCGGCCTTTTACCGGTTGAGCCGGGTGTAA
- a CDS encoding VOC family protein encodes MKLAMKYVILYVNDFEQSMRFYRDILGLPVKMEAGTYVEFDTGATTLSINTRESVNELLGLGLTADVPAASSFEVGFVVEDVAAVIEELRGQQVPIVREPVTKPWGQTVAYITDPDGHFIEICTAVG; translated from the coding sequence ATGAAACTGGCTATGAAATACGTGATTTTGTATGTTAATGATTTTGAACAATCTATGCGTTTTTACAGGGATATTCTCGGTCTGCCTGTCAAAATGGAAGCTGGAACGTATGTGGAATTTGATACGGGAGCAACCACGCTGTCGATCAATACACGTGAATCTGTCAATGAACTGCTTGGTCTGGGATTGACGGCTGATGTGCCTGCCGCCAGTTCATTTGAAGTGGGATTTGTCGTAGAAGACGTAGCCGCCGTAATTGAAGAATTGCGCGGGCAGCAGGTTCCAATCGTTCGCGAACCGGTGACCAAGCCATGGGGGCAGACTGTAGCTTATATAACAGATCCTGATGGGCACTTTATCGAAATCTGCACCGCTGTTGGCTAA
- a CDS encoding SPFH domain-containing protein yields the protein MFGLRFAKFQPSDYVMKVKNGKIVREGVGLSFYYYEPTTSVVVAPVSSIDVPFMFEEITHDYQMVTVQGQLTYRITDYRQTTRILNYTYNLKKNKYISDDPGKLSQRVIHIVKVRMKKRIEQMPLREAIQSSEYLVQNITKEMQASEELQKLGIEIMGLSVLAILPNKETMRALEARTREQILRDADDALYERRNASIEQERRVRENELSTEIAVETKKRQIRETQLEAERSVKSKQNEMEQEQLQFNTGLEEQKQMLIELSIANDKAQADARAYELSAVMKSLEDVQPGVLQAMANMGMKPDQLIAVAFQGLAENASRIGQLNITPDLLQGLLGDSSNSSVHTGTERGGRIR from the coding sequence ATGTTCGGTTTACGTTTTGCGAAGTTCCAGCCCAGTGACTATGTGATGAAAGTAAAGAACGGCAAGATTGTCAGAGAAGGCGTAGGATTGTCCTTTTATTATTATGAACCGACGACTTCAGTCGTTGTTGCTCCGGTATCTTCGATTGATGTACCGTTTATGTTCGAAGAGATTACGCATGATTATCAGATGGTCACTGTACAGGGCCAGCTAACGTACCGGATTACGGATTACCGGCAGACAACCCGAATTCTGAACTATACGTACAATCTTAAAAAGAACAAATATATCTCTGATGATCCGGGCAAACTGTCCCAGCGGGTAATCCATATTGTCAAAGTCCGCATGAAAAAGCGTATCGAGCAGATGCCGCTGAGGGAAGCGATCCAATCGAGTGAATATCTGGTTCAGAATATTACCAAAGAGATGCAGGCCAGTGAGGAGCTGCAAAAGCTGGGGATTGAGATAATGGGGTTGTCTGTACTCGCTATTTTGCCCAACAAAGAAACGATGCGTGCGCTGGAAGCCCGGACGAGAGAACAGATTCTGCGCGATGCTGATGATGCCCTGTATGAACGGCGCAATGCCTCGATTGAGCAGGAACGGCGGGTACGGGAGAACGAGCTAAGTACCGAGATTGCTGTAGAAACCAAAAAACGGCAGATCCGCGAGACCCAGCTGGAAGCCGAACGCTCGGTAAAAAGCAAGCAGAATGAAATGGAGCAGGAGCAGCTGCAGTTCAATACCGGTCTGGAAGAGCAGAAGCAGATGCTAATCGAGCTGAGCATTGCCAATGATAAAGCCCAGGCGGATGCGCGTGCCTATGAATTGTCGGCAGTAATGAAGTCGCTGGAAGATGTACAGCCCGGCGTGCTCCAGGCAATGGCCAATATGGGCATGAAGCCGGATCAGCTGATTGCAGTTGCTTTTCAGGGTCTGGCGGAGAATGCGAGCCGGATCGGTCAGCTCAATATTACACCGGATCTGCTGCAGGGCTTGCTGGGTGATTCCAGTAATAGCTCTGTGCATACCGGAACAGAACGGGGAGGACGGATCCGATGA
- a CDS encoding methyl-accepting chemotaxis protein, with the protein MRFNIQTKLLTGFIVVVLLLALTGLISTMGINKLGTQLKQINTKSMPSVTLLGTMNGDVSDVERLVLNILFETDPSQLKSLNESYTALLDKIAKERTEYEKLIQTDQEKQMFMQFTSNYDKYIAMLPQLIEAGNANQTQASLDLHKQAYPIWYAANDAISQLIALENQQSALLTNDAVDLSTSTSRNIFILTIVSVILALAIAIFIARLISRPVKSLQQAAEHIASGDLSGEPIDIRNRDEIGLLADSFNKMSQNLRNLIESVASTSEMIAASSEQLTASSEQNTQASRQIAETTQEVAEGTTRQVDLTAKSAQAMQEMSIGVEQIAIRAQTVSTSAAEAASKSADGDAAIRDAVAQMDSIQNSMTSLAHVVQELGERSQTIGNITDVITGISSQTNLLALNAAIEAARAGDAGRGFAVVADEVRKLAEQSAESARQITELVSTIQRETYRAIQAVDVNSQEVRKGIQSVSLAGNAFQDILSAVNQVAGDIEEVSAGAEQMSASTEEIVRFSKEITLITEETASGTMNVSAATEEQLASMEEITTSSASLANTAEQLQSQINEFKV; encoded by the coding sequence ATGAGGTTTAATATTCAAACAAAGCTTTTAACCGGTTTTATCGTAGTTGTTTTACTTCTTGCCCTTACGGGATTAATCTCTACAATGGGAATTAATAAACTGGGTACCCAGCTCAAACAGATAAATACCAAATCGATGCCAAGTGTAACCCTGCTCGGCACCATGAATGGTGATGTATCCGACGTGGAACGTCTGGTGCTGAATATCCTGTTCGAAACAGACCCTTCCCAGCTGAAAAGCCTTAATGAGTCCTATACAGCTCTGCTCGACAAAATCGCCAAAGAACGTACCGAGTATGAAAAATTGATCCAGACCGATCAGGAAAAACAGATGTTTATGCAATTTACTTCTAATTATGATAAATACATTGCCATGCTGCCGCAATTGATTGAAGCCGGTAATGCCAACCAGACCCAGGCTTCTCTGGATCTGCACAAGCAAGCTTATCCAATCTGGTATGCAGCCAATGACGCAATTAGTCAACTGATTGCACTGGAGAATCAGCAATCGGCACTGCTGACTAATGATGCTGTAGATTTGTCCACATCGACTTCCCGCAATATCTTTATTCTGACTATTGTATCGGTAATACTGGCACTTGCGATTGCAATCTTTATCGCGCGTCTGATTTCCCGTCCGGTCAAGTCCCTGCAACAGGCTGCCGAGCATATTGCCAGTGGTGACCTGTCCGGCGAACCTATAGATATACGTAATCGTGATGAGATTGGCTTGCTGGCTGATTCCTTTAATAAAATGTCACAGAACCTGCGCAATCTGATCGAATCGGTGGCTTCGACTTCCGAGATGATCGCTGCTTCATCCGAACAGTTGACTGCCAGCAGTGAACAGAATACCCAGGCATCCCGCCAGATTGCCGAGACCACACAGGAAGTGGCCGAGGGTACAACACGTCAGGTCGATCTGACCGCCAAATCCGCTCAGGCGATGCAGGAAATGTCTATCGGTGTAGAACAAATCGCTATCCGTGCGCAGACCGTGTCCACATCTGCAGCCGAAGCAGCTTCCAAATCGGCAGATGGCGACGCAGCTATTCGTGATGCTGTAGCCCAGATGGATTCGATCCAGAATTCCATGACTTCCCTGGCGCATGTCGTGCAGGAACTGGGTGAACGCTCGCAGACCATTGGTAATATTACGGATGTAATCACCGGTATTTCTTCCCAGACCAACCTGCTTGCCCTGAATGCTGCTATTGAAGCGGCACGTGCCGGTGATGCGGGTCGCGGATTCGCTGTCGTAGCTGATGAAGTGCGCAAACTGGCTGAGCAATCTGCTGAATCCGCACGTCAGATTACCGAACTGGTAAGTACAATCCAGAGAGAAACCTACCGCGCTATTCAGGCTGTCGATGTAAACAGCCAGGAAGTACGCAAAGGTATTCAATCCGTATCACTCGCCGGCAATGCCTTCCAGGATATTCTCTCTGCTGTCAATCAGGTAGCCGGTGATATCGAGGAAGTATCTGCAGGCGCCGAGCAAATGTCGGCCAGCACCGAAGAGATCGTACGCTTCTCCAAAGAAATTACACTGATTACCGAAGAGACAGCTTCCGGTACGATGAACGTATCGGCAGCTACCGAAGAGCAGCTGGCTTCGATGGAAGAGATCACTACTTCTTCTGCTTCACTCGCCAACACAGCGGAGCAGCTCCAATCTCAAATCAACGAATTTAAAGTATAA
- a CDS encoding sigma-70 family RNA polymerase sigma factor, with protein MTVSKADTELHTLSADADYACEEERFYQTVLSHRNQLYQIAYSYLRNNEDALEAIQEATFRAWKKRKTLKNPAAFKPWIIRILIYICIDEQRRRKRISPMPQQMPEPSVQLDHRRLQMLSVLEKIKPKYRHILLLRYYNDMTVPEIARILDKPEGTIKTWQHQALKQLRKHMDKQEDWYDEA; from the coding sequence GTGACGGTATCCAAAGCAGACACCGAACTGCATACTTTGTCGGCAGATGCAGATTATGCCTGCGAAGAAGAACGATTTTACCAGACGGTGCTGTCTCACCGAAACCAGCTCTACCAGATTGCCTATAGCTATCTGCGCAATAATGAAGATGCGCTGGAAGCGATTCAGGAAGCGACTTTCCGGGCATGGAAAAAGCGTAAAACACTCAAAAATCCAGCAGCCTTTAAACCCTGGATCATTCGTATTCTGATCTACATATGTATTGACGAACAGCGCAGGCGCAAACGAATCTCACCCATGCCTCAGCAGATGCCAGAACCATCTGTGCAGCTGGATCATCGGCGCCTGCAGATGCTGTCGGTGCTGGAGAAAATCAAACCTAAATACCGTCATATCCTGCTGCTCCGCTACTACAATGACATGACGGTTCCCGAGATCGCCCGCATCCTGGACAAACCGGAAGGCACAATCAAAACCTGGCAGCACCAGGCACTCAAGCAGCTGCGTAAGCATATGGATAAACAGGAGGATTGGTATGATGAAGCATGA
- a CDS encoding extracellular solute-binding protein gives MRRTGKGRAAAALLLSFMVTLTACSGAADNTAGNASQAGTADQNGIVTLRVLVNETGTNWNTYPDSDIAKEIEKKVGVKIEYVEADANKMNVLLAGGDLPDIVRADPTQYGKQLIDGKLIIPMDDMLDKYGKDIEKTIPTVVDYSRDNWSEGQKKLYFLPPQIQADPSPIYPNLTIGPTMRWDYYKEAGTPPINSTDDLLNVLQQISAKHPTTEEGKKIYGVSMWQDWGLWPYIIPFTWITQQSAIGSSDLFAKPLGEHRLINVLTDENSNYWVAMDFYNKAYRMGLLDPDALTMKNNDYMAKATAGQFILGPATWAMGDYNAKYAKDGKGFMVLPVGKQAWSGGVRPVGWADKSYAISKSSKYPEKAMEFLNYIHSYEGARTLYSGIEGKNWNMENGKPQLTKETIDMKVNGGDAWERTGIALDQNLIGLGGSVIDPKTKTPVNLFSTEEAMAASSTTLEKDFSKHYGASYPGEVVSKMVQEGKLQDENTPLQNMTAEDIVKENTVVLPVLNDDLLKLETQLKELAARTAATMILSKTDEDFSANKQDAIAAFKAAGADQLTQFLTTEYSKALQTAGVKQ, from the coding sequence ATGAGAAGAACAGGTAAAGGCAGAGCAGCGGCAGCATTATTACTTTCTTTTATGGTAACGCTTACAGCTTGTTCGGGTGCAGCAGATAATACGGCCGGTAATGCCAGCCAGGCCGGTACAGCAGACCAAAATGGAATTGTAACGCTGCGTGTACTCGTCAACGAGACCGGCACGAACTGGAATACGTATCCGGATAGCGATATTGCCAAAGAAATCGAGAAAAAAGTCGGCGTGAAAATCGAATACGTCGAAGCCGATGCCAACAAAATGAATGTGCTGCTCGCTGGCGGTGATCTGCCGGATATTGTACGTGCCGATCCTACCCAGTATGGCAAGCAACTGATTGATGGCAAACTGATCATCCCGATGGATGATATGCTGGACAAGTACGGCAAAGATATTGAGAAGACGATTCCTACAGTAGTCGATTACAGCAGGGATAACTGGAGTGAAGGGCAGAAAAAGCTGTATTTCCTGCCACCGCAAATCCAGGCTGATCCAAGTCCCATTTATCCCAATCTGACAATCGGACCTACTATGCGTTGGGATTATTACAAGGAAGCAGGTACCCCGCCTATCAACAGTACCGATGACCTGCTGAATGTACTTCAGCAAATCTCTGCCAAGCATCCGACTACCGAAGAAGGCAAAAAAATCTACGGCGTATCCATGTGGCAGGATTGGGGATTGTGGCCTTATATTATTCCATTTACATGGATTACCCAGCAGAGTGCAATCGGCAGCTCCGATCTGTTCGCCAAGCCGCTCGGTGAGCACCGTCTGATCAATGTACTGACCGACGAGAACTCCAATTATTGGGTCGCGATGGACTTTTATAACAAGGCTTACCGGATGGGCTTGCTGGACCCGGATGCCCTGACGATGAAAAATAACGACTATATGGCCAAAGCAACAGCCGGACAATTCATTCTCGGACCGGCTACCTGGGCGATGGGCGATTACAATGCCAAGTATGCCAAAGACGGCAAAGGGTTCATGGTACTGCCGGTAGGCAAGCAGGCCTGGAGCGGTGGCGTTCGTCCGGTAGGCTGGGCCGACAAGAGCTATGCCATTTCCAAAAGCTCCAAATATCCGGAAAAAGCAATGGAATTCCTGAACTATATCCATTCCTATGAAGGTGCCCGGACCCTGTACAGCGGAATCGAAGGCAAGAACTGGAATATGGAAAATGGCAAGCCCCAGCTGACCAAAGAGACGATCGATATGAAAGTCAATGGCGGTGATGCATGGGAACGTACAGGTATCGCGCTTGATCAGAATCTGATCGGTCTCGGTGGCAGTGTGATTGATCCGAAGACCAAAACGCCGGTCAATCTGTTCTCTACCGAAGAAGCGATGGCAGCAAGTTCAACCACCCTGGAAAAAGACTTCAGCAAGCATTATGGAGCATCCTATCCAGGAGAAGTGGTATCCAAAATGGTGCAGGAAGGCAAGCTGCAGGATGAGAATACACCACTGCAAAATATGACCGCCGAAGACATTGTAAAAGAGAATACCGTGGTGCTGCCTGTATTAAACGACGATCTGCTCAAACTGGAGACGCAGCTCAAAGAACTGGCTGCACGTACCGCAGCAACGATGATCCTGTCCAAAACGGACGAAGATTTTTCTGCCAATAAGCAGGACGCTATTGCAGCATTCAAGGCAGCAGGAGCGGATCAACTGACCCAGTTCTTGACGACAGAATACAGCAAAGCGCTCCAGACCGCCGGTGTAAAACAGTGA
- a CDS encoding carbohydrate ABC transporter permease translates to MEKTAGVRTRKPINWSDMAFSVVNYTLLTILLIITIYPFYYIFIYSISDSFQAQSGVFLWPAGFSLESYRATLQLNGLQEAAIVSVLRTIIGTLLTVLCCSFFAYLITKREMPMRKLIYRFVLITMYFNAGFIPWYLTMKAYGLQNNFLLYVLPTALSGFNIILIKTFIEQLPPALEESAKIDGAGYFTIFTRVIFPLSTPIIATIAVFAALGQWNTWFDNFFLVENPNLQTLQLVLYNFLNQSNSISSMSAAEMTNSAEVRTMTPQSIQMTITMLVTLPIVVVYPMLQRFFVKGIMMGAVKG, encoded by the coding sequence ATGGAAAAGACAGCCGGAGTGCGTACCCGCAAGCCGATCAACTGGTCGGATATGGCCTTTAGCGTGGTCAATTATACGCTACTGACCATTTTGCTGATCATCACGATTTATCCGTTTTATTATATTTTTATCTATTCGATCAGTGATTCATTTCAGGCACAGAGTGGTGTGTTTCTGTGGCCTGCCGGGTTCTCGCTGGAGAGTTACCGGGCGACCCTGCAGCTGAATGGATTGCAGGAGGCAGCTATCGTTTCCGTTCTGCGGACCATTATCGGTACGCTGCTCACCGTACTTTGCTGTTCCTTTTTTGCCTATTTGATTACCAAGCGGGAGATGCCCATGCGTAAGCTGATCTACCGCTTTGTACTTATTACGATGTACTTTAACGCCGGCTTTATCCCCTGGTATCTGACGATGAAAGCTTATGGTCTACAAAATAATTTCCTGTTATATGTACTGCCGACAGCACTCAGCGGATTCAATATTATTCTGATCAAGACATTTATCGAGCAACTGCCGCCAGCGCTGGAAGAATCTGCGAAGATTGACGGAGCAGGATACTTTACAATCTTCACCCGGGTAATCTTCCCGTTGTCGACGCCGATTATCGCGACAATCGCTGTATTTGCTGCCCTGGGGCAATGGAATACCTGGTTCGATAATTTCTTTCTGGTGGAAAATCCGAATCTGCAGACGCTTCAGCTGGTGCTGTACAATTTCCTCAATCAGTCCAACAGTATCTCCAGTATGAGTGCAGCGGAAATGACCAATTCGGCAGAAGTGCGAACGATGACGCCGCAGTCGATCCAGATGACGATTACCATGCTGGTTACTCTGCCGATCGTAGTCGTTTATCCGATGTTGCAGCGCTTTTTTGTCAAAGGTATTATGATGGGCGCAGTCAAAGGATAA